The proteins below come from a single Brevinematales bacterium genomic window:
- the carA gene encoding glutamine-hydrolyzing carbamoyl-phosphate synthase small subunit, whose product MDFKKNAVLVLKDGTVFYGRFVGYVGTTWGEVVFNTGMTGYQEILTDPSYHKQIVVMTYPHIGNYGVNDEDVESDTPKVAGFVMREISEYPSNSEAKKSLRDYLIEHKVVAIDRVDTRKLTRHIRNHGAMMAIISDKIDQIDKLKEEVKKLPDMVGLDLTIHVSTKQQKTLIELPSYDYNIVALDYGMKWNIARLFAERKAKVTFLPYTVSAKDVLSLKPDGIFVSNGPGDPAAITHAIKLIKELIGKKPMFGICLGHQLISLALGAKTYKLKFGHHAINHPVKNLKTGKVEITSQNHGFAVDPNTLPKNVEVSHINLNDHSVEGILCESQNLMAVQYHPEAGPGPHDSRYLFDEFLSMIQ is encoded by the coding sequence ATGGATTTTAAGAAAAACGCAGTCTTAGTACTTAAAGACGGAACTGTATTCTATGGAAGATTTGTAGGATATGTAGGTACAACCTGGGGGGAAGTTGTATTCAACACCGGAATGACAGGATACCAAGAAATTCTTACTGATCCTTCTTACCATAAGCAAATTGTTGTAATGACATACCCTCATATAGGTAATTATGGAGTTAACGATGAAGATGTCGAATCTGACACTCCAAAAGTAGCTGGGTTCGTAATGAGAGAAATTAGCGAATATCCCAGTAATTCCGAAGCAAAAAAGTCACTAAGAGATTACCTAATAGAACATAAAGTAGTAGCAATTGATAGAGTTGATACAAGGAAATTAACAAGGCACATAAGAAACCATGGTGCTATGATGGCTATAATTTCTGATAAAATAGATCAAATAGACAAACTAAAAGAAGAAGTCAAAAAATTACCTGACATGGTTGGACTCGATCTAACAATACACGTATCAACCAAACAACAGAAAACACTCATAGAGCTACCTTCGTATGATTATAACATAGTAGCACTGGATTATGGAATGAAGTGGAATATTGCAAGACTTTTCGCAGAAAGAAAAGCAAAAGTTACATTCTTACCTTATACTGTTTCTGCTAAAGACGTACTTTCGCTTAAACCTGATGGAATATTTGTATCAAATGGTCCAGGAGATCCAGCAGCAATAACTCATGCAATCAAACTTATAAAAGAACTAATTGGGAAGAAACCAATGTTTGGTATATGTCTAGGACATCAGTTAATATCTCTGGCCTTAGGTGCTAAAACATATAAGCTAAAATTCGGGCATCATGCGATAAATCATCCAGTAAAAAACTTAAAAACAGGTAAGGTTGAAATAACATCTCAAAACCACGGTTTTGCAGTTGATCCTAATACCTTACCAAAAAATGTAGAAGTATCTCATATAAATTTGAACGATCATTCTGTAGAAGGTATTCTATGTGAATCTCAGAACCTAATGGCAGTTCAATACCATCCTGAAGCAGGTCCTGGTCCTCACGATTCAAGATACTTATTCGACGAGTTTTTAAGTATGATACAATAA
- a CDS encoding polymer-forming cytoskeletal protein, producing MPKEHVIDEKNINTVLAEDISFKGVLKFSTSLMIKGTFEGEIDATGHLVIGPKALVKAQIKAATITNYGEIIGNVEATEKLEMISGAKLTGDIKTPDLYIESGCIFNGNCSMPSKAANPHPNKV from the coding sequence ATGCCAAAAGAACATGTGATAGACGAAAAGAATATAAATACTGTTTTAGCAGAAGACATATCTTTTAAAGGTGTTTTGAAGTTTTCAACGTCTCTTATGATAAAAGGTACTTTTGAAGGTGAAATCGATGCTACAGGACATCTAGTTATTGGACCGAAAGCACTTGTAAAAGCACAAATAAAAGCAGCCACAATCACAAATTATGGTGAAATAATAGGCAACGTTGAAGCAACAGAGAAACTTGAAATGATAAGTGGTGCAAAGTTAACTGGAGATATAAAAACACCAGATCTCTACATTGAGTCAGGCTGTATCTTCAACGGTAACTGTTCTATGCCTTCAAAAGCTGCAAATCCCCACCCCAATAAAGTATAA
- the flhB gene encoding flagellar biosynthesis protein FlhB, translating into MDVTYRRLEFIDLQIFAEEDEGRTLEPTEYRLRKAREEGNIPQSQDLASGIVLLLMFWAISFMAMNIFRGVYEVFNVAIETIGSKEISISNFNNMLFISVRVVLGFLLPLMFLAVLASILSHGLQTRFNLSWKKLVPNLRRVFDIPANFKRVFFSRDALFNLFKSVVKIFILSVALYFVIVSEIENFKKIMFNEPMQGFFYIAGFSFKVANISVVALLIFSIFDYLYQRWSFRRSLYMTPRELKQEIKEFEGDPQIRARIRELEQQVLQRRSLSEVPTADVVITNPTHYAVALKYEPSYMNAPTVVAKGVDSLALRIRKIAEENGVEIVENRPLARALYASVDIGDEIPPEYYSIVANILSIVYKKKGKVI; encoded by the coding sequence ATGGATGTTACTTATAGAAGGTTAGAATTTATTGATCTTCAGATATTTGCTGAAGAAGATGAAGGTAGAACGCTGGAGCCAACTGAATATCGCTTGAGAAAAGCAAGAGAAGAAGGGAACATTCCTCAATCACAAGATTTAGCTAGTGGTATAGTTTTGCTTCTTATGTTCTGGGCTATATCGTTTATGGCAATGAATATATTTAGGGGAGTATATGAAGTATTCAATGTTGCCATTGAGACTATAGGTTCGAAAGAAATAAGTATAAGTAATTTCAACAATATGTTATTTATCTCTGTCAGGGTAGTCTTAGGTTTTTTGTTACCGCTTATGTTTTTAGCAGTTTTGGCAAGTATATTAAGTCATGGATTGCAAACTAGATTTAATTTATCTTGGAAGAAGCTTGTCCCAAATTTAAGGAGAGTTTTTGATATACCTGCTAATTTCAAGAGAGTTTTTTTCTCAAGAGATGCACTTTTTAATTTATTTAAGTCAGTTGTCAAAATATTTATTCTTTCTGTTGCTTTGTATTTTGTTATAGTTTCCGAAATAGAGAACTTTAAAAAGATAATGTTTAATGAACCAATGCAGGGTTTTTTCTATATAGCAGGTTTTTCGTTTAAGGTTGCTAATATTTCTGTTGTTGCTCTTTTAATTTTCAGTATTTTTGATTACCTATATCAGAGATGGAGTTTTAGAAGATCTTTGTATATGACTCCTAGGGAACTAAAACAAGAAATAAAGGAATTTGAAGGTGATCCACAGATAAGAGCAAGAATAAGAGAGTTAGAACAACAGGTTCTTCAGAGAAGATCGCTAAGTGAAGTACCTACAGCGGATGTAGTGATAACAAACCCGACGCATTATGCTGTTGCCTTAAAGTATGAACCATCATATATGAACGCACCTACCGTTGTTGCTAAAGGTGTTGATTCACTAGCATTGAGAATAAGAAAGATAGCTGAAGAAAATGGGGTTGAGATTGTTGAAAATAGACCGTTGGCACGAGCACTCTATGCATCAGTTGATATAGGTGATGAAATACCTCCTGAATACTACTCTATTGTTGCTAATATACTCTCGATAGTCTACAAGAAGAAAGGAAAGGTAATATAA
- a CDS encoding STAS domain-containing protein — MKYEEIDDIIVIQLPNAMNISESKDFSNLMEFLIQKGFSKFVIDFSKTGFISSAFLSIIVSNKKRLFETNGNIVLANISQNVEKILEITELISFFNIYPTVDEAINYFKTAI; from the coding sequence ATGAAATATGAAGAAATAGATGACATAATAGTTATACAATTACCTAACGCCATGAATATTTCAGAATCAAAAGATTTTAGTAATCTGATGGAGTTTTTGATACAAAAAGGTTTTTCTAAATTTGTAATTGACTTCAGCAAAACAGGATTCATTTCAAGTGCATTTCTAAGCATAATAGTCTCAAATAAAAAAAGACTTTTCGAAACTAACGGTAACATAGTTCTCGCAAATATATCTCAAAACGTAGAAAAAATACTAGAGATAACAGAGTTAATATCATTCTTTAACATATACCCAACTGTCGATGAAGCAATAAATTACTTCAAGACGGCAATTTAA